The Hevea brasiliensis isolate MT/VB/25A 57/8 chromosome 1, ASM3005281v1, whole genome shotgun sequence genome has a window encoding:
- the LOC110670619 gene encoding uncharacterized protein LOC110670619: MDLPTQNSGSFCCQGLYNACSFKGCCLFAFTFLLFIVIAIAISALVVIFIFRPQEPRFSLSTIRVNSFRLSLYSSSTLFISSVVSLTLNAQNHNKVGIKYIPSKLNIYNHGIPIGLIRVPGFYQPAHSDNIKVTTQISLHCVNVSQILSESLLQDKARKKVVQVKAIGDIRVQLFLFRLASPKIKIALDCDIDLDYAELLFKNYELFNNMDVVQHHLATFPGKSASFSKKCTLALYL, translated from the exons ATGGATCTTCCAACACAAAATTCAGGTTCTTTCTGTTGCCAAGGTCTCTACAATGCTTGTTCTTTCAAGGGTTGCTGTTTATTTGCTTTCACTTTTCTACTATTCATAGTCATAGCCATTGCAATTTCTGCTTTGGTTGTTATCTTCATTTTCAGGCCTCAAGAGCCAAGATTCTCTCTTTCAACAATAAGGGTGAATTCATTTAGGCTCAGTCTTTATTCTAGTTCAACTCTTTTCATTTCCTCTGTTGTCTCCCTGACCTTAAATGCTCAAAACCACAACAAAGTAGGCATCAAATATATCCCTTCAAAGCTTAATATTTACAACCATGGAATTCCAATAGGACTAATCAGAGTTCCAGGCTTCTACCAACCAGCTCACAGTGACAACATTAAAGTAACAACACAGATTTCTCTGCATTGTGTGAATGTTTCCCAGATCCTTAGTGAAAGTTTGTTGCAAGATAAGGCAAGGAAGAAGGTTGTTCAAGTGAAAGCAATAGGTGATATTAGAGTTCAGCTGTTCCTGTTTCGCCTAGCCTCGCCAAAGATCAAG ATTGCATTGGACTGTGACATAGACTTGGACTATGCAGAGCTTCTATTCAAGAATTATGAACTCTTTAATAATATGGATGTAGTTCAACATCATCTt GCAACATTTCCTGGCAAGTCTGCATCCTTCTCCAAGAAGTGTACATTAGCTTTGTATTTATAA